In Thamnophis elegans isolate rThaEle1 chromosome 4, rThaEle1.pri, whole genome shotgun sequence, the following proteins share a genomic window:
- the LOC116507178 gene encoding C-C motif chemokine 4-like, with translation MNSLLVTLTLFLIAAMFLSQAQAKSPPTICCFEYTPGPVPQHLLKSYEHTNSRCSRPAIIFTTKKDRKICADPSVAWVQDRIRELS, from the exons ATGAACAGCTTACTGGTTACCCTCACCCTCTTCCTCATTGCTGCTATGTTCTTATCCCAAGCTCAGGCTAAGTCCC CCCCCACTATCTGTTGTTTTGAGTACACACCCGGGCCTGTTCCACAGCACCTCCTGAAGTCCTATGAGCATACGAATTCCAGGTGTTCCAGGCCAGCTATCAT ATTTACCACAAAGAAGGACAGAAAGATTTGTGCAGATCCCAGTGTAGCATGGGTCCAGGATCGTATAAGAGAGTTGTCTTAA